The proteins below come from a single Mycobacterium parmense genomic window:
- a CDS encoding thiolase family protein, whose amino-acid sequence MRTWALASEPAIAAVEELPPGKYEGHDGAGMQELVLRRFLQSHSLGPRDVDGLLVCPSGMASGAGADIFVHERLNDVLGIRPRFCETVNVGGATYTIMLSRAALAISAGLANAVLCIGAGKFPKVGRGGGANAMARMISHPDFEYPYGSFIPALYALAATRHMAERGTSRDALAAVAVSSREWALRHPDALMRNAGPLTVEMVLASRPIAWPFNLLDCSVPCEGGAVFLVAHGDRAREITDQPAYVLGFGEHHDHGNITHTSDFATMGASVSARAAFEMADLSPSDVQVAELYDAFTINPILLLEETGLVAAAKGGHFFLDGRGAPGGDLPVNTYGGLLSFGHTGDASGMSMLIEAARQVMGKAADRQVSAEIALVHTYGGMMADHSTVLLGRTP is encoded by the coding sequence GTGAGAACTTGGGCACTTGCCAGCGAGCCGGCTATCGCCGCAGTAGAAGAACTACCGCCAGGAAAGTACGAAGGCCACGACGGCGCGGGCATGCAGGAGTTGGTGCTTCGTCGGTTTCTGCAGAGCCATTCACTTGGTCCCCGCGATGTGGACGGCCTGCTGGTTTGCCCGTCCGGCATGGCCAGCGGTGCGGGTGCCGACATCTTCGTCCACGAGCGCCTCAATGACGTGTTGGGCATCCGGCCGCGCTTTTGTGAGACTGTCAACGTCGGTGGGGCGACCTACACGATCATGCTGTCGCGGGCTGCACTTGCAATCAGCGCCGGCCTTGCAAACGCGGTGCTCTGTATCGGTGCGGGGAAATTCCCCAAGGTGGGGCGGGGAGGCGGCGCCAACGCAATGGCGCGCATGATCAGCCACCCGGACTTTGAGTACCCATACGGCAGCTTCATCCCAGCCCTTTACGCCTTAGCCGCCACGCGGCATATGGCCGAACGCGGAACGAGCCGCGATGCTCTTGCCGCCGTGGCGGTCTCGAGCCGCGAGTGGGCGTTACGGCATCCAGATGCTTTGATGCGCAACGCGGGTCCGCTCACCGTCGAGATGGTTCTGGCTTCACGACCTATCGCGTGGCCGTTCAATTTGCTGGACTGCTCAGTACCGTGTGAAGGTGGCGCCGTGTTCCTAGTGGCCCATGGTGACCGCGCGCGGGAAATCACCGACCAACCGGCCTATGTATTGGGCTTCGGTGAACACCACGATCACGGCAACATCACCCACACCAGCGACTTCGCAACAATGGGTGCCAGCGTGTCAGCGCGTGCCGCGTTCGAAATGGCCGATCTTTCGCCTTCGGACGTGCAGGTGGCCGAACTGTACGATGCCTTCACGATCAACCCGATACTGCTGTTGGAGGAAACGGGGCTGGTGGCGGCAGCTAAAGGTGGCCACTTCTTCCTGGATGGGCGGGGGGCGCCCGGCGGTGACCTTCCGGTGAACACCTACGGGGGTCTGCTGTCATTCGGACACACCGGCGACGCGTCGGGAATGTCGATGCTGATCGAAGCTGCGCGCCAAGTGATGGGGAAGGCTGCGGATCGTCAAGTGTCTGCAGAAATAGCATTGGTACACACTTACGGCGGCATGATGGCAGACCATTCGACCGTACTCTTGGGGAGGACGCCGTGA
- a CDS encoding acyl-CoA dehydrogenase family protein: MTAASPWLNPELEALRDLAAKFVATEIAPHSERFAEQHHVDRAVWERAGELGLLCMSMPVEYGGGGGTFAHEAVLLEEQARIGDSSWGAGLHSGIVAHYILHYAREDLKRQWLPKMASGELIGAIAMTEAGTGSDLQSVKTRAVLDGDEYVITGSKTFITNGQQADLIVVVAKTDHTQGANGISLIVVEADRPGFRRGRVLSKIGQRGQDTSELFFDGVRVPKTHLLGDTEGQGFIQLMTQLPQERLIVAVGAVAAMELALQQTVKYTREREAFGRTIFGFQNTKFTLAEAATETRIARVFLDHCICLHLQGQLDVQTVAMAKWWTTERAMKVLDDCLQLHGGYGYMTEYPISRLWVDQRVQKIYAGSNEIMKEIISRSL, encoded by the coding sequence ATGACAGCCGCCTCACCCTGGCTCAACCCGGAATTGGAAGCGCTTCGTGATCTCGCCGCAAAGTTCGTTGCCACTGAGATTGCACCCCACTCAGAGCGCTTCGCCGAGCAACACCATGTCGACCGGGCGGTGTGGGAACGAGCAGGCGAGCTGGGCCTGCTGTGCATGTCGATGCCGGTCGAATACGGCGGCGGCGGCGGGACATTCGCACACGAGGCAGTTCTGCTCGAAGAGCAAGCTCGAATCGGGGACAGTTCGTGGGGCGCCGGCCTGCACAGCGGCATCGTCGCACACTACATCCTGCACTACGCCCGGGAAGACCTGAAAAGGCAGTGGCTGCCCAAGATGGCGTCGGGCGAATTGATCGGTGCCATTGCGATGACGGAGGCCGGAACCGGATCTGATCTTCAAAGCGTGAAGACGCGCGCCGTCCTCGATGGGGACGAGTACGTCATCACCGGCTCGAAGACGTTCATCACCAATGGTCAGCAAGCCGATCTCATTGTCGTCGTGGCCAAGACCGACCATACTCAAGGTGCCAACGGTATTTCGCTGATTGTCGTGGAAGCCGATCGCCCCGGGTTCCGGAGAGGACGAGTCCTCAGCAAAATAGGTCAGCGCGGTCAGGACACATCTGAATTGTTTTTCGACGGCGTGCGCGTCCCCAAGACGCATCTGCTAGGCGACACCGAGGGGCAAGGTTTCATCCAGCTGATGACGCAACTGCCGCAGGAGCGACTAATCGTTGCGGTCGGAGCGGTTGCCGCCATGGAATTGGCCTTGCAGCAGACGGTCAAATACACGCGCGAACGAGAGGCCTTCGGACGAACGATCTTCGGGTTCCAGAACACCAAGTTCACCCTGGCCGAAGCGGCCACTGAAACAAGGATTGCGCGAGTATTCCTCGACCACTGCATCTGCCTACACCTCCAGGGCCAGCTCGACGTGCAAACTGTCGCGATGGCCAAATGGTGGACGACGGAACGGGCGATGAAAGTCCTCGACGACTGCCTGCAGCTGCACGGCGGGTACGGATACATGACGGAATATCCGATTTCGCGTCTCTGGGTTGATCAGCGAGTACAGAAAATCTACGCGGGGTCTAACGAAATAATGAAAGAGATTATTTCGAGGTCGCTTTGA
- a CDS encoding acyl-CoA dehydrogenase family protein — translation MEISESQERRDLRAAVAAIGKSYGHDYYLTKSLGGEKSTELWQEVGKQGFLGVNIAEEYGGGGGGIYELHAVGEELAAAGCPLLMTVVSPAICGTIIQAFGTDEQKRRWLPGIASGEIIMSFAITEPDAGSNSHNIATTAKRDGADWVLRGTKYYISGVDEAQAILVVTRTGTDERGRGRLSLMVVPTDAAGLQKTLIPVQAVTPEKQFTLFFDDVRVPGDNLIGARDEGLRQVFVGLNPERIMGAALGNGIGRYALNKACTYARERRVWDTPIGAHQGVAHPLAHAKIQVELARLMTQRAAALHDAGEAGAGEAANMAKYAAAEAGILALDQAIQTHGGNGLATEYGLATLWGPARLMRTAPISREMILNYVAQHSLALPRSY, via the coding sequence ATGGAGATATCAGAGAGCCAGGAACGGCGGGATCTGCGGGCGGCGGTTGCGGCCATCGGGAAGTCGTACGGCCACGATTACTACCTGACCAAATCCCTGGGGGGCGAGAAGTCTACGGAACTGTGGCAGGAGGTAGGTAAGCAAGGTTTTCTCGGGGTGAATATTGCCGAGGAGTACGGCGGTGGCGGTGGGGGTATCTACGAACTGCATGCCGTGGGAGAGGAGTTGGCGGCGGCGGGGTGCCCGTTGTTGATGACGGTGGTGTCGCCGGCCATTTGTGGCACCATCATCCAAGCGTTCGGAACCGACGAGCAGAAACGGCGTTGGCTTCCGGGCATTGCGAGCGGCGAGATCATAATGTCGTTTGCGATCACCGAGCCCGACGCGGGCTCAAACTCGCACAACATAGCGACGACCGCCAAGCGGGACGGCGCCGACTGGGTTCTGCGTGGCACCAAGTACTACATCTCGGGAGTGGACGAGGCGCAAGCCATCTTGGTGGTCACCCGAACGGGTACTGACGAGCGTGGGCGCGGCCGGCTGTCGCTGATGGTGGTTCCCACGGACGCTGCCGGCCTGCAGAAGACTCTGATTCCCGTGCAAGCCGTGACACCGGAGAAACAGTTCACCCTGTTCTTCGACGATGTACGTGTTCCCGGTGACAACTTGATCGGCGCTCGGGACGAGGGACTGCGGCAGGTATTCGTTGGTCTGAATCCGGAACGGATAATGGGGGCGGCGCTGGGCAATGGGATCGGCCGGTACGCGTTAAACAAGGCATGTACCTACGCCCGGGAGCGCAGGGTGTGGGACACCCCTATAGGGGCACATCAGGGAGTCGCTCATCCGCTGGCGCACGCCAAAATTCAGGTTGAACTCGCACGCTTGATGACCCAACGGGCGGCCGCCTTACACGATGCCGGCGAGGCAGGGGCCGGCGAGGCGGCGAATATGGCCAAGTACGCGGCAGCTGAAGCCGGAATCCTTGCGCTGGACCAAGCGATTCAGACGCATGGCGGCAACGGTCTGGCTACGGAGTACGGGTTGGCGACGTTGTGGGGACCGGCGCGGTTGATGCGGACGGCACCGATCAGCCGGGAGATGATCCTCAATTATGTTGCGCAGCATAGTCTCGCGCTTCCACGGTCATACTGA
- a CDS encoding alpha/beta hydrolase, which translates to MNSSDWRDRPASAHFGSICWQSRLLALLTAIFARPVLATLTVIGIVINRFSPHLLQRARLDVIDKPLRVVPPPAGTQVTPVALPQCPAEWVVFPTARQSDRVIVYFHGSALVTLGLNSHRRFVGKLSQETGARVFNVGYRLAPQARLEDAVSDGLDAYRYVMSLGFSADRIVLAGDSAGGMVAAGTALAARDSGLPVPAGQALMSPLTSSDMGLKYRALKDHRDVMFPFMTVKFLYDVFGTVNGTRAAPVMPSEADLHGLGPFLLQVGTHEMLLNDTLTLADRLRAHGVPVWVQQWHKAMHMFQLGFDVNPDALRAVEEVAMFIRHLTTAPEKNSA; encoded by the coding sequence GTGAATTCGTCTGATTGGCGGGATCGGCCCGCGAGCGCCCACTTCGGCTCCATCTGCTGGCAGTCGCGCCTGCTGGCGTTATTGACGGCTATCTTCGCGCGCCCAGTGCTCGCTACCTTGACCGTCATCGGCATAGTCATCAACCGTTTCAGTCCTCACCTGTTGCAGCGTGCACGCCTTGACGTCATCGACAAACCGCTGCGCGTGGTGCCGCCACCGGCGGGAACTCAAGTGACCCCCGTCGCATTGCCACAGTGTCCGGCCGAGTGGGTGGTATTCCCGACGGCCCGCCAGTCCGACCGGGTTATCGTCTACTTCCACGGCTCGGCGCTGGTGACTTTGGGTCTCAATTCGCATCGGCGGTTTGTCGGTAAGCTCTCCCAAGAGACCGGCGCGCGGGTATTCAATGTCGGTTACCGGCTGGCCCCGCAGGCCCGCCTTGAGGATGCCGTGTCCGACGGGCTCGACGCCTACCGCTACGTTATGTCGCTCGGCTTTTCAGCGGATCGCATTGTGCTAGCAGGAGATTCGGCCGGTGGCATGGTGGCTGCCGGTACCGCACTGGCCGCCCGCGACAGCGGGCTGCCGGTGCCTGCGGGTCAGGCGCTGATGTCACCGCTGACGTCGTCGGATATGGGGCTGAAGTACCGGGCCCTCAAAGACCATCGCGACGTGATGTTTCCGTTCATGACGGTGAAGTTCCTCTATGACGTCTTCGGTACTGTCAACGGCACCCGGGCGGCGCCAGTGATGCCGTCGGAGGCCGATCTGCATGGCCTTGGCCCATTTTTGCTCCAGGTTGGCACCCACGAGATGCTGCTCAATGACACCCTCACGCTGGCCGACCGGCTGCGGGCTCACGGCGTACCAGTGTGGGTGCAGCAGTGGCACAAGGCGATGCACATGTTCCAGCTCGGTTTCGACGTCAACCCAGATGCGCTTCGCGCGGTTGAGGAGGTGGCGATGTTTATCCGTCATCTCACCACCGCGCCGGAAAAGAACAGCGCATAA
- a CDS encoding Zn-ribbon domain-containing OB-fold protein, giving the protein MTDSTAVYWQQAAVGRFVLPKCRECKRFHHHPRPWCPYCWAADLDWQEPSGKATIVTYTVVRQAPSPAFTAPYVLAIVELEEGPRMMTNVIECNVDEVRVGMAVEVVFESRGNLALPQFRRVTSTA; this is encoded by the coding sequence GTGACTGACAGCACGGCCGTGTACTGGCAGCAGGCAGCTGTCGGGCGGTTTGTGCTCCCGAAATGTCGGGAGTGCAAGCGATTCCATCATCATCCCCGCCCTTGGTGCCCATACTGCTGGGCTGCGGATCTGGATTGGCAAGAACCTTCGGGAAAAGCGACGATCGTCACCTACACCGTCGTCCGTCAGGCCCCGTCGCCAGCTTTCACCGCTCCTTACGTCTTGGCGATAGTGGAGCTGGAAGAAGGACCTCGAATGATGACCAACGTGATCGAATGCAACGTCGATGAAGTGCGGGTCGGTATGGCTGTCGAGGTGGTCTTCGAATCACGAGGCAACCTGGCACTTCCGCAGTTCCGACGGGTCACGTCAACTGCGTGA
- a CDS encoding MmpS family transport accessory protein, whose protein sequence is MKKMWIVLVIVAVVAVAGFCVLRLRTFFGVHDDQTMTSGIADEIKPFNPKRVVYQVYGPPGTVANINYLDINAQPQKASNVPLPWTLSVTSTLPSVSVNIVAQGDSNQIGCRIIVDEVVKDERSSQGMNAQTFCIVKSA, encoded by the coding sequence ATGAAGAAAATGTGGATCGTCCTGGTCATCGTGGCGGTGGTGGCGGTAGCGGGCTTCTGCGTACTGCGGCTTCGCACCTTTTTCGGCGTCCACGACGATCAGACGATGACCAGCGGCATCGCCGATGAGATCAAGCCGTTCAATCCCAAGCGCGTGGTTTACCAGGTTTATGGTCCCCCGGGGACGGTGGCCAACATCAACTACTTGGACATCAATGCCCAGCCCCAGAAAGCTAGCAACGTGCCTTTGCCCTGGACGCTCTCGGTTACCTCGACGCTGCCCTCGGTGAGCGTCAACATCGTCGCGCAGGGCGACAGCAACCAAATCGGCTGCCGGATCATCGTGGACGAGGTGGTCAAGGACGAAAGGTCGAGTCAGGGTATGAATGCGCAAACGTTCTGCATAGTGAAGTCCGCATGA
- a CDS encoding MaoC/PaaZ C-terminal domain-containing protein, producing MTKISTADIKGLTFDDVIVGDEITPVSIPITYKRVCMNAAATWDWFPGHHDPEYARSQGQRTIYLSTLFFHGFIDRGLTDWAGPDALLRRRKISMIKSIYPGQTATLTGRVVAKRQDRGMRLVDLELAVSSEEGICVPSEATLQLPAGRR from the coding sequence ATGACCAAGATCAGCACTGCAGACATCAAAGGCCTTACCTTCGATGACGTCATTGTCGGCGACGAGATCACGCCGGTGTCGATTCCTATCACCTACAAGCGGGTCTGCATGAACGCCGCGGCGACGTGGGACTGGTTCCCGGGCCATCACGATCCGGAGTACGCACGCAGCCAGGGCCAGCGAACGATCTACCTGTCGACGCTGTTCTTTCACGGCTTCATCGACCGGGGCCTCACCGACTGGGCGGGCCCCGACGCGCTCCTGCGCCGGCGCAAGATATCGATGATCAAGTCGATCTACCCGGGACAGACCGCGACCCTTACCGGGCGGGTGGTGGCCAAGCGCCAAGACCGCGGAATGCGCCTGGTCGACCTGGAACTGGCAGTGTCCAGCGAGGAGGGCATATGCGTGCCCAGTGAGGCGACCTTGCAACTGCCGGCCGGTCGGCGGTAA
- a CDS encoding transglutaminase-like domain-containing protein, translating to MKLEFARFLAPTEFLDWKHDAVQQFTESATRNAIDSVDKACRIFTAVRDSIWYDPYSVSDDPCQYRASAVAVAERAYCVPKAVLLTAACRAAGIPARLGFADVRNHLQTPSLRERMGGSDVFVYHGYSQMLLNGRWVKATPAFNRELCARFGVPPIEFDGQRDAMLHAHTGDGSQHMEYLHDRGVFDDLPLTEIIDALRDNYSELIYEPPPISDSFTN from the coding sequence ATGAAGTTAGAGTTCGCGCGGTTCCTTGCACCCACCGAATTCCTCGACTGGAAACACGATGCCGTGCAGCAGTTCACCGAATCGGCGACGCGTAACGCCATTGATTCCGTCGATAAGGCGTGCCGCATCTTCACCGCTGTCCGTGATTCGATCTGGTACGACCCGTATTCCGTCTCCGACGACCCGTGCCAGTACCGAGCCAGCGCGGTCGCCGTCGCCGAGCGCGCCTACTGTGTCCCCAAGGCGGTGCTCTTGACGGCTGCGTGTCGCGCCGCGGGGATTCCGGCGCGGTTGGGTTTCGCCGACGTCCGCAACCATCTGCAGACCCCGAGTCTCCGTGAACGGATGGGTGGCTCGGACGTTTTCGTCTACCACGGCTACAGTCAAATGCTGCTGAATGGCCGGTGGGTCAAGGCCACGCCGGCGTTCAACCGCGAGTTATGCGCGCGCTTCGGGGTCCCTCCTATCGAATTCGACGGTCAGCGAGACGCCATGTTGCACGCTCACACAGGCGACGGCTCCCAACACATGGAATACCTCCATGACCGTGGCGTTTTCGACGACCTTCCCCTCACGGAAATCATCGACGCGCTGCGCGACAACTACAGCGAACTCATCTACGAACCTCCGCCCATATCAGACTCGTTCACCAATTAA
- a CDS encoding FAS1-like dehydratase domain-containing protein, whose translation MAFGTLEEGRSWVGRRSEPKQAWFPIDRSMILYYCSLVEDANPRYWEGDECPPGLLMTLGMNPQWAPAHLHREDGLFALNVPLPGHHIINASTTTELERRPRVGDHVWIVEEIVSLSDEKTTRLGTGVFITSLTTYTDQHGENIARNTNVLFRYDTAQ comes from the coding sequence ATGGCGTTCGGCACTCTAGAGGAGGGCCGGTCCTGGGTCGGTCGTCGCTCCGAGCCAAAGCAGGCGTGGTTTCCGATCGACCGATCGATGATCCTCTACTACTGCTCTCTGGTTGAGGACGCCAACCCACGGTACTGGGAGGGCGACGAGTGCCCACCGGGCCTGCTGATGACCCTGGGCATGAACCCGCAATGGGCGCCCGCGCACCTGCACCGCGAGGACGGGCTTTTCGCGCTCAACGTTCCCCTGCCCGGCCACCACATCATCAACGCCTCCACCACCACCGAGCTGGAGCGCCGACCCCGAGTCGGTGACCACGTTTGGATAGTCGAGGAGATCGTCTCGCTATCCGACGAGAAGACGACTCGGCTGGGAACCGGCGTCTTCATCACATCGCTTACCACCTACACCGACCAGCACGGCGAGAACATCGCCCGCAACACCAACGTCCTGTTCCGCTACGACACAGCCCAGTAA
- a CDS encoding transposase, translating into MRLEVEKLCLLVMIGVRADGRMELVGLADGFRGSTEFWADLLRDCRRRAMTAAVLAVGDGALGFCKACGRCSRIFESSAAGGISRPIFLPHCRNRCTQGAVAAMKEIYNAEDIDKAQLAIKAFEIDYGAKYPKAVAQDRRRRRGVFGVLPVSRRALDPPIAPQIRSKVPLRQYV; encoded by the coding sequence GTGCGCCTTGAGGTGGAGAAACTCTGTTTGCTGGTAATGATCGGGGTCCGTGCTGATGGCCGCATGGAGCTCGTCGGGCTGGCTGACGGCTTCCGGGGATCGACTGAGTTCTGGGCTGATTTGCTGCGCGATTGCCGCCGCCGCGCCATGACCGCAGCGGTGCTCGCGGTCGGCGACGGCGCCCTGGGCTTCTGCAAGGCGTGCGGGAGGTGTTCCCGGATATTCGAGAGTAGCGCTGCTGGTGGCATAAGCAGGCCAATATTCTTGCCGCACTGCCGAAATCGGTGCACCCAGGGTGCAGTCGCGGCGATGAAGGAGATCTACAACGCCGAGGATATCGACAAAGCCCAGCTCGCGATCAAAGCGTTCGAGATCGACTACGGCGCCAAATACCCCAAAGCGGTCGCCCAAGATCGTCGACGACGCCGAGGTGTTTTTGGAGTTCTACCGGTATCCCGCCGAGCATTGGATCCACCAATCGCACCACAAATCCGATCGAAAGTACCTTTGCGACAGTACGTTTGA
- a CDS encoding transposase produces MGSGASPEPACSCSPRQYTRLTEVLDGDDHLAVKVAWLIYQKIIAAYADPNRRHGKKAMTRLIESIRRGVPAGLEEIAQLGRTLSRRRADILAFFDHHVSNGPTEAINGRLEALRRNALGFRNLTHYRWRSLLHSGALHQLVNAL; encoded by the coding sequence ATGGGATCCGGCGCATCGCCCGAACCCGCCTGCAGCTGCTCCCCACGCCAATACACCCGGCTGACCGAGGTGCTCGACGGCGACGACCATCTCGCCGTCAAGGTCGCCTGGCTGATCTATCAGAAGATCATCGCCGCCTACGCCGACCCGAACCGACGTCACGGCAAGAAGGCAATGACCAGGCTGATCGAGTCGATACGGCGCGGCGTACCCGCCGGATTGGAGGAGATCGCCCAACTCGGCCGCACGCTATCGCGCCGCCGCGCCGACATCCTGGCCTTCTTCGACCACCACGTCTCCAACGGACCCACCGAGGCCATCAACGGCCGCCTGGAAGCATTGCGCCGCAACGCCCTCGGATTCCGCAACCTCACCCACTACCGTTGGCGCTCACTACTACACAGCGGAGCACTCCACCAACTTGTCAATGCACTCTGA
- a CDS encoding AtuA-related protein, with protein sequence MPTIDELAFVRSGDKGDISNVVVLARDAEAFAALQRGLRPEAITSFMKGLVTGTVTIYTLPRLHAFNIVMRGALGGGATATLRFDETGKSMCSILSRMPLPEPAIEGKATP encoded by the coding sequence ATGCCCACCATTGACGAGTTGGCGTTCGTGCGTTCAGGCGACAAGGGTGACATCTCCAACGTCGTGGTGCTCGCCCGCGACGCCGAGGCTTTTGCCGCGCTGCAACGCGGACTGCGGCCGGAGGCCATCACCTCCTTCATGAAGGGTCTGGTCACCGGAACCGTGACGATCTACACGCTGCCTCGCCTGCATGCGTTCAACATCGTCATGCGGGGAGCCCTCGGCGGCGGCGCAACCGCAACACTGCGCTTCGACGAGACCGGCAAGTCGATGTGTTCGATCCTGTCCCGCATGCCCCTGCCCGAACCCGCCATCGAAGGGAAGGCAACACCGTGA
- a CDS encoding acyclic terpene utilization AtuA family protein, with protein MSASVRIGAGAGYWGDMVDPAVELIEQGGVEFACFDLLAELTVALLTRAKMRDPGKGYVPDVEPILRQALPAARRNDVGIVTNGGGANPGAAALAAARVACDAGYPDTRIGTIEGDDLTGRIAEIRDSGWQFAHLESGEEDIDRIADRIVAVSAYTGSDGIIDALDGDADVVIGGRLADSALYCGPLMRHFGWIFERNPDLIGAALTVGHVLECAGIATGGMSSQWRLSRDPWRLGFPMAEMSADGTAVISKVPGSGGVLNEWTIKEHLLYEVHDPFCYLLPDGVVDMGGVEVKELGPDRVQLTGMTGRRRPDTLKVQIGYEDGYLAEGRTMIPWPDALEKADFCERLVRGRIKYLGVIPQEMRFDRVGWDALAGPVAPRPAPDAQPNEVELRMVAKCRTRSEAEVARRAMLLPATAGPVGTAFGAPLAVRKVIALWPTLVPREFVPQHVRVQAAKEMLDAHH; from the coding sequence ATGAGTGCCAGCGTGCGGATCGGTGCTGGTGCCGGCTATTGGGGTGACATGGTGGATCCCGCGGTGGAACTCATTGAGCAGGGCGGTGTCGAGTTTGCCTGCTTCGACCTGCTGGCCGAGTTGACCGTTGCGCTCCTTACCCGTGCCAAGATGCGTGACCCGGGTAAAGGGTACGTGCCCGATGTCGAACCCATTCTGCGTCAGGCGCTGCCCGCTGCCCGCCGTAACGACGTCGGCATCGTGACCAATGGGGGCGGAGCGAACCCGGGTGCCGCCGCACTGGCCGCTGCGCGAGTGGCCTGTGACGCCGGATATCCCGACACCCGCATCGGAACCATTGAGGGCGACGACTTGACGGGGAGAATCGCCGAAATCAGGGATTCGGGTTGGCAATTCGCGCACCTTGAGTCCGGCGAAGAAGACATCGACCGCATCGCCGACCGGATCGTCGCTGTCTCGGCGTACACCGGCTCCGACGGGATCATTGACGCACTTGACGGCGACGCCGATGTCGTGATCGGCGGCAGGCTTGCCGACTCTGCGCTTTATTGCGGGCCGCTCATGCGCCACTTCGGGTGGATATTTGAGCGTAATCCCGACCTGATCGGCGCCGCGCTTACCGTCGGTCATGTACTGGAGTGTGCGGGCATCGCGACCGGCGGCATGTCCTCGCAGTGGCGGCTGTCGCGTGATCCGTGGCGGCTCGGGTTCCCGATGGCCGAGATGTCGGCTGACGGCACCGCTGTGATCAGTAAGGTGCCGGGCTCGGGTGGGGTGCTCAACGAGTGGACCATCAAAGAGCATTTGCTTTACGAAGTGCACGACCCGTTCTGCTATTTGCTGCCCGACGGTGTCGTCGACATGGGCGGTGTCGAGGTCAAAGAACTCGGCCCCGACCGCGTGCAGCTCACGGGCATGACCGGCCGCCGACGGCCGGACACGCTCAAGGTGCAGATCGGCTACGAGGACGGCTACCTCGCCGAGGGGCGCACGATGATCCCCTGGCCCGATGCTCTGGAGAAGGCCGACTTCTGCGAGAGGCTAGTGCGCGGCCGCATCAAGTACCTGGGTGTCATTCCGCAGGAGATGCGTTTCGACCGTGTCGGTTGGGACGCGCTGGCCGGCCCGGTGGCCCCACGACCGGCACCCGACGCCCAGCCCAACGAGGTCGAGCTCCGGATGGTGGCCAAGTGCCGCACCCGCAGCGAGGCCGAGGTCGCCCGCCGCGCGATGCTGCTGCCAGCGACGGCCGGTCCGGTGGGTACCGCCTTCGGCGCGCCGCTGGCGGTGCGCAAGGTGATAGCGCTGTGGCCGACCCTGGTACCGCGTGAGTTCGTCCCACAGCACGTCCGTGTCCAGGCCGCCAAGGAGATGCTCGATGCCCACCATTGA